A stretch of the Notolabrus celidotus isolate fNotCel1 chromosome 3, fNotCel1.pri, whole genome shotgun sequence genome encodes the following:
- the irf8 gene encoding LOW QUALITY PROTEIN: interferon regulatory factor 8 (The sequence of the model RefSeq protein was modified relative to this genomic sequence to represent the inferred CDS: inserted 2 bases in 2 codons; substituted 1 base at 1 genomic stop codon), translated as MSNSGGRRLKQWLMEQIESAQYPGLQWEDESRTLFRIPWKHAGKQDYNQEIDASILRFDXILAWAVFKGKFKEGDKAEPATWKTRLRCALNKSPDFEEVTERSQLDISEPYKVYRIVPDEEQKHGKSSMIAMAASSSGDITDMDCSPAAIEELIKEEEVCSIQASPEYWSQGSIGAFPVHQEPLPSGAVGSVFSQMMINFYYGGKFMHTQVVTHPEGCRISPQQHLGRAALYNSDSMQSVHFPPAELIEYERPRHVTKKLLGHLERGVLVRANQEGIFIKRLCQSRVFWSGLGEVGSQYSPMPCKLERDAVVKIFDTGKFLQDFVFYSLQLYQEGQFPAPDPXVTLCFGEELHDLSIAKSKLIIVQITVVHCQHLWXTMRRPQPFCNNPNLEMSDSSASDQMARIYQDLCSYSSPQRPACYRDNMAHHCLTCEQRQPAISS; from the exons ATGTCGAACTCTGGAGGTCGCAGGCTGAAGCAGTGGCTGATGGAGCAGATCGAGAGCGCGCAGTACCCCGGACTGCAGTGGGAGGATGAAAGCCGCACTTTGTTCAGAATTCCATGGAAACACGCCGGGAAACAGGATTATAACCAGGAAATAGATGCATCCATTTTAAGGTTTGACTAAATTCTT GCCTGGGCTGTGTTTAAAGGGAAATTTAAGGAAGGGGACAAGGCTGAACCTGCAACATGGAAGACCCGACTCCGCTGTGCCCTGAATAAAAGTCCTGACTTTGAGGAGGTGACGGAGAGGTCACAGCTGGACATCTCTGAGCCTTACAAAGTGTACCGCATCGTACCTGACGAAGAGCAGAAGC ATGGCAAAAGCTCAATGATAGCCATGGCAGCATCTAGCTCTGGTGATATAACAGACATGGACTGCAGCCCTGCAGCAATAGAGGAGCTTATAAAAGAG gAGGAAGTTTGCAGTATCCAGGCCAGTCCAGAGTATTGGTCCCAGGGTAGCATCGGCG CTTTCCCAGTTCATCAGGAACCTTTGCCCTCAGGTGCTGTCGGCTCAg TTTTCTCCCAAATGATGATCAATTTCTACTACGGAGGGAagttcatgcacacacaggtgGTTACACACCCAGAGGGCTGCAGGATCTCCCCACAGCAGCACCTGGGTCGGGCTGCCCTTTACAATTCAGACAGCATGCAGAGTGTTCATTTCCCCCCTGCTGAACTCATCGAATATGAACGCCCGCGCCACGTCACAAAGAAGCTCCTGGGCCACCTGGAGAGAGGTGTGCTAGTCCGTGCAAACCAAGAAGGCATCTTCATTAAGAGGTTGTGCCAAAGCCGAGTCTTCTGGAGCGGGCTGGGAGAGGTGGGCTCACAATACAGTCCCATGCCCTGCAAACTGGAGAGGGATGCTGTTGTCAAGATTTTTGACACAGGAAAGTTTCTGCAAG ACTTTGTATTTTACAGCTTACAGCTGTACCAGGAGGGTCAGTTTCCTGCTCCAGATC CTGTGACTCTGTGTTTTGGAGAGGAGCTCCATGATCTCAGCATTGCAAAGAGCAAACTCATCATTGTGCAG ATTACTGTGGTGCACTGCCAGCATCTTT ATACAATGAGGCGTCCTCAGCCCTTCTGCAACAACCCAAACCTGGAGATGTCTGACAGTTCAGCCAGTGACCAGATGGCTCGCATCTATCAGGACTTGTGCAGCTACAGCAGCCCCCAGAGACCAGCCTGCTACAGGGACAACATGGCCCATCACTGCCTGACCTGTGAGCAGAGACAGCCTGCCATAAGCTCTTAA